The Sulfitobacter sp. SK011 genome has a window encoding:
- a CDS encoding pilus assembly protein TadG-related protein, producing the protein MRIRSYITQFCKEEAGTVAILWGSSMAVLLGFLAITLDVGRLSSTQSELQAFADNVALAAAGELDGKNDAIIRATNAAASMISDSQTFANGSSTLSGSTDYSLIFHSALPASDLAALGADVTTVSNRARFVQVVLTPKSLNMSLASAFNKMLGGNGFGTTDVRAEATAGYTQAACDISPLMFCLPPNWENTLGVGDQILLRSGGGGSSAWGPGNFGFIDLATFQDTSGVCADEGGNKLACLIAAQSNITQCVLTNGLTTEPGQKVGITDAAFNVRFDIFRAVLNGEKNNPDFAPAPNVIKGIKPNGGSACIQGSEEPTVATMALGRDLCIDAGTCGGSNRFGNGVWDRPGYLDTNHDLADGIADGIGTDAHLPALTGSNVLYAGTRYGMYLREIAYGNTSPFSPPNSDAILDPSLPETGRPMCSSQMSTNPARRVINAAGVDCSTTTIKGSTSNVPVTQFVSVFLTEPVGSDTSSPPSFDIYGEVVGFPDVAGGGAGGFGGIFRDVVQLYR; encoded by the coding sequence ATGCGCATCAGGTCCTACATAACGCAATTCTGCAAAGAAGAGGCTGGCACCGTTGCCATCCTCTGGGGCTCGTCAATGGCTGTTCTTTTGGGTTTTCTTGCCATTACGTTGGATGTTGGGCGACTAAGCTCCACCCAGTCCGAACTTCAGGCATTCGCTGACAACGTCGCACTGGCCGCGGCAGGGGAGCTTGACGGAAAGAATGACGCAATCATCCGTGCGACCAATGCGGCCGCTAGTATGATCAGCGACAGCCAGACATTCGCCAATGGTTCAAGCACGCTTTCGGGATCGACGGACTATTCGCTCATATTTCACTCAGCGCTTCCTGCCTCCGATCTGGCAGCCCTTGGCGCTGATGTGACCACCGTGAGCAACAGAGCCAGGTTTGTTCAGGTTGTTCTTACACCGAAGTCACTGAACATGAGCCTCGCATCAGCGTTCAATAAGATGTTGGGCGGCAATGGGTTCGGCACCACCGATGTGCGCGCCGAGGCCACAGCCGGGTATACTCAGGCGGCCTGCGATATTTCTCCACTTATGTTTTGCCTGCCGCCAAATTGGGAAAACACGCTGGGCGTCGGCGATCAGATTCTGCTACGTAGTGGTGGCGGTGGTTCGTCTGCATGGGGTCCCGGGAACTTTGGGTTCATCGATCTTGCGACGTTTCAAGATACGTCCGGTGTCTGCGCGGACGAAGGCGGTAACAAGCTCGCTTGTCTGATCGCCGCGCAAAGCAATATCACCCAATGCGTCCTGACCAACGGATTAACCACAGAGCCGGGCCAAAAGGTAGGTATTACCGATGCTGCGTTCAACGTGCGGTTCGACATATTCCGCGCCGTTCTGAATGGCGAGAAGAATAACCCAGATTTTGCTCCGGCCCCCAATGTGATCAAAGGGATCAAACCTAACGGAGGCAGTGCCTGCATTCAGGGCAGCGAAGAACCGACCGTTGCCACAATGGCACTTGGCCGTGATCTTTGCATCGACGCTGGCACCTGCGGCGGGAGCAATCGGTTTGGCAATGGCGTCTGGGACCGGCCCGGGTACCTCGATACAAATCATGATCTGGCCGACGGTATCGCGGATGGCATCGGCACTGACGCGCATCTTCCCGCATTGACTGGATCAAATGTTCTATATGCGGGCACACGATATGGCATGTACCTGCGTGAGATTGCTTACGGCAACACCAGCCCATTTTCCCCACCAAACTCTGACGCAATTCTGGATCCGTCACTGCCTGAAACAGGGCGGCCGATGTGCTCCTCCCAGATGTCGACCAATCCTGCGCGTCGTGTGATCAATGCTGCGGGTGTTGATTGCTCAACCACCACAATCAAGGGATCCACCAGCAATGTCCCTGTGACGCAGTTCGTTTCGGTCTTCTTGACGGAGCCGGTCGGGTCAGACACATCTTCACCTCCCAGCTTCGACATTTACGGCGAAGTTGTGGGGTTTCCTGACGTTGCGGGCGGCGGTGCGGGCGGCTTTGGCGGCATCTTCCGTGATGTCGTTCAGTTGTACCGATGA
- a CDS encoding TadE/TadG family type IV pilus assembly protein, which yields MQLFSFKSARRFADDQDGAIIVEFGIVLPIMLLLLALTVEASRLMWSYQSVIAGVRDAGRYMARVTPSSICSSGASVAHLGTKLRKIVVEDIGGNALFPSSVTVNSVTPSYSCVSGTYRVSPAAVANVTANVTIQLPLGGVMALFGNGLSSVTTDVADNSRIFGQ from the coding sequence ATGCAGCTTTTTTCGTTCAAGTCAGCCAGACGCTTTGCCGATGACCAGGATGGCGCGATCATTGTCGAGTTTGGCATTGTCCTGCCAATCATGCTGCTGCTTTTGGCGCTTACCGTCGAAGCCTCGCGTTTGATGTGGTCTTATCAGTCTGTGATTGCTGGGGTCCGCGACGCCGGACGGTACATGGCGCGCGTCACCCCTTCGTCAATTTGTAGCAGCGGAGCGAGCGTCGCGCACCTTGGCACAAAGCTGCGCAAAATCGTGGTAGAAGACATCGGCGGGAACGCTTTGTTCCCTTCAAGCGTGACTGTCAACAGTGTCACCCCAAGCTATTCTTGCGTCTCTGGCACCTACCGGGTGAGCCCGGCAGCGGTGGCAAATGTCACTGCCAATGTCACCATTCAACTGCCATTGGGCGGTGTGATGGCCTTGTTCGGCAATGGCCTTTCGTCGGTGACGACGGATGTTGCTGACAATTCGCGGATATTCGGCCAGTGA
- a CDS encoding helix-turn-helix transcriptional regulator yields the protein MSTRLLRNQIDSKSFSIIADWAYALNENGEITDVLGRIAMLVHAEAVMIVRISNVEQRSRIVGHFGMQTGKIWPPTPRTFAGLVIGAFINTAKVGSIWKLTESNPFEFAGTSADAVDIPAGIAEVIASPLESVRGHIDLIEFHFKHRPAEHNLNLLIMLLGTLAVAWGRRTPALVAKKLSQSQRASISRVTDDSRCTILDCDNPARLSRSEFRVCSLLKEGMTVSVISESLSVRPATVRSHLSSVFSKTGMSGQVELLHELNRTPKRTMN from the coding sequence ATGAGTACCAGGTTGTTAAGGAATCAGATTGATTCCAAGAGTTTTTCGATTATCGCAGACTGGGCGTATGCCTTGAATGAAAATGGCGAAATTACAGATGTTCTCGGCCGCATCGCAATGTTGGTTCATGCAGAGGCGGTGATGATTGTTCGCATTTCCAACGTTGAACAAAGATCACGGATCGTTGGGCATTTTGGAATGCAAACCGGAAAAATTTGGCCGCCCACGCCCCGAACATTCGCTGGTTTGGTTATTGGCGCGTTTATCAACACTGCCAAAGTTGGATCGATCTGGAAACTGACAGAGTCCAATCCGTTCGAATTTGCGGGAACTTCCGCTGACGCCGTGGACATTCCTGCTGGGATTGCCGAGGTCATCGCAAGCCCGCTAGAATCGGTGCGCGGGCATATTGATCTCATCGAATTTCATTTCAAGCATCGCCCTGCTGAGCATAATCTAAATCTGCTCATCATGCTGTTGGGCACGCTTGCTGTTGCTTGGGGCAGGCGGACACCTGCCTTGGTGGCAAAGAAACTCTCGCAAAGCCAGAGGGCTTCTATTAGCAGAGTTACGGATGACAGCCGATGCACTATCCTTGATTGTGATAACCCAGCACGGCTTAGCAGATCTGAATTTCGGGTATGTTCATTGCTGAAAGAGGGGATGACGGTCAGCGTGATATCTGAATCACTCTCAGTCAGACCTGCAACCGTACGCTCCCACCTGAGTTCCGTTTTTTCAAAAACCGGCATGTCTGGCCAGGTTGAGCTGTTGCATGAGTTGAACAGAACGCCTAAGCGGACCATGAATTAG
- a CDS encoding TadE family protein, which translates to MEFAIVVSLFMFLFAALLDFGRLSYSGVMAQSAAQLAARTAIVRPPACTGVPQTHQRGGNTLPSFGTSCSAVAGTCASVATVSCSGVASNATASEIWGRVNPLLPPNATIDMLQFSYSFDSNLGFLGGPYTPMVTIELTLNDFQFASPLAALANAAGATNSTLPSTASYSNFSVSLPAEDLAAGDSG; encoded by the coding sequence GTGGAATTTGCGATTGTTGTGTCCCTGTTCATGTTCCTGTTTGCCGCACTCTTGGACTTCGGTCGGTTGTCTTACAGCGGCGTGATGGCGCAAAGCGCCGCTCAGTTGGCGGCACGGACCGCCATCGTGCGGCCACCGGCTTGCACTGGCGTTCCCCAGACCCATCAGAGGGGGGGCAATACGCTACCTAGTTTTGGCACATCTTGCAGCGCAGTGGCAGGTACCTGTGCCAGTGTCGCCACGGTGTCGTGTTCTGGTGTCGCATCAAACGCCACAGCGTCAGAAATCTGGGGCCGCGTCAACCCGCTTTTGCCGCCAAACGCGACCATCGACATGCTGCAGTTTTCCTACAGCTTTGATTCAAATCTCGGGTTTCTCGGTGGACCCTATACGCCCATGGTCACTATTGAGTTGACCTTGAATGATTTTCAGTTCGCCTCGCCGCTGGCTGCCCTTGCCAACGCCGCTGGCGCAACAAACAGCACACTACCCTCAACTGCCAGCTATTCCAACTTCAGCGTCTCGCTTCCGGCAGAAGACCTTGCAGCAGGAGACTCAGGATAA
- the cpaB gene encoding Flp pilus assembly protein CpaB: MRVKPIITTVFGIAIAAGSVFFIKEYLLDAPNSAAQGAKTDLVDIYLAHTEIAFGQIIEPHHVTKHAWPRDALPPGAFTTIAQLVPAQEVDRRRAKGRFFPGEVMIASKVSQFGEKVTLVQRLGENTRAMSIKVDAVTAVGGFVTPGDYVDIVLTQGASLDLRAVTILQNIRVIGVDQQSEELTDEPEVARTITVEISADQGQRLALAQRAGILSLTLRTLEGVEDKPMEMVRLRDLLQEEGPVEKVSVQPTITVRRGTASEVVSIRRTVPDIDPVLLPETLADDQPLANPDRSAWPALTEQIKPAAEGITRQVEINLKPLARPRPVPSIRPITVTQTIEQ; this comes from the coding sequence ATGCGCGTTAAGCCGATCATTACAACGGTTTTCGGAATTGCGATTGCTGCTGGTTCCGTGTTCTTCATAAAAGAATATCTTCTGGACGCACCAAATTCTGCCGCCCAAGGGGCAAAAACGGACCTTGTGGATATCTATCTCGCGCATACCGAAATTGCATTTGGTCAGATAATCGAGCCCCATCACGTCACCAAGCACGCTTGGCCACGCGATGCGCTTCCGCCTGGCGCGTTCACCACCATCGCCCAACTTGTGCCGGCGCAAGAAGTGGATCGCCGCAGGGCCAAAGGACGCTTTTTTCCGGGTGAGGTTATGATTGCGTCAAAAGTTTCTCAATTCGGTGAGAAAGTTACTCTGGTGCAAAGATTGGGTGAGAACACCCGCGCCATGTCGATCAAAGTTGATGCGGTCACTGCTGTTGGTGGCTTCGTCACGCCGGGTGACTACGTTGATATTGTGCTCACTCAGGGTGCATCTCTCGATTTGCGCGCGGTCACTATCTTGCAGAACATTCGTGTCATTGGCGTCGATCAGCAATCTGAAGAACTGACAGACGAGCCCGAAGTCGCCCGCACAATTACAGTTGAAATCTCTGCTGATCAAGGTCAGCGTCTGGCGCTTGCCCAAAGAGCCGGAATCCTGAGCCTAACCCTAAGAACGCTTGAAGGGGTTGAAGACAAGCCGATGGAAATGGTGCGCCTGCGCGATTTGCTGCAGGAGGAGGGGCCAGTTGAAAAAGTTTCGGTTCAGCCCACGATAACAGTTCGCCGTGGAACGGCCTCCGAAGTGGTCAGCATAAGACGGACAGTTCCAGATATTGACCCAGTGCTTTTGCCAGAAACATTGGCCGACGATCAACCGCTTGCAAACCCAGATCGCTCGGCTTGGCCAGCACTGACAGAACAAATCAAACCCGCCGCGGAAGGGATCACACGCCAAGTGGAGATCAATCTCAAGCCGCTTGCCCGGCCACGGCCTGTGCCTTCGATCCGGCCGATCACCGTCACTCAAACCATCGAACAATAA
- a CDS encoding Flp family type IVb pilin, whose product MTNFLKMFAKDESGAAIVEYGLALLVVASIAVGAFTYLGTTTNSNVTSACTALGSATC is encoded by the coding sequence ATGACAAATTTCTTGAAAATGTTCGCGAAGGACGAAAGCGGTGCGGCCATTGTTGAATACGGCCTCGCACTGCTGGTTGTTGCGTCGATCGCGGTGGGTGCGTTCACCTACCTTGGCACAACGACAAACTCCAACGTAACTAGCGCCTGCACTGCTTTGGGTAGCGCAACCTGCTAA